A window from Primulina eburnea isolate SZY01 chromosome 2, ASM2296580v1, whole genome shotgun sequence encodes these proteins:
- the LOC140824133 gene encoding uncharacterized protein: protein MDLILPLELTTDVLLLSLPSSFDPFVVNFNMNKMEPTLEELVNMLVTFESTIKKEKPVLFVGSSSGTKTGPPGKGKKRSFQRPKKSVPLKRQTPGPVVAATPVKADKTVDICHHCKKPGHWRRNCREYLAQKSSGNGDGKK, encoded by the exons atggatctgatcttgcctttggagttgaccaccgacgtgttgctgttgtcactgcctagctcgtttgatccttttgtggtgaatttcaatatgaacaagatggagccgacccttgaggagttggtgaacatgcttgtgacctttgagtccaccatcaagaaagagaagccggttctttttgtgggctcttcatctggtacgaagaccggtccacctgggaagggaaagaagcgttctttccaacgtcccaagaagagcgtgcccttgaagaggcagactccgggtcccgtagtggcagccacaccagtgaaggctgacaagactgttgacatctgtcatcactgcaagaagcctggacattggaggcgtaactgcagggaatatcttgcccagaagagttctggaaacg gtgatgggaagaagtag